In Candidatus Ryanbacteria bacterium CG10_big_fil_rev_8_21_14_0_10_43_42, the following are encoded in one genomic region:
- a CDS encoding metal-dependent hydrolase, with translation MKEHAGWLEKALGRMNSASVIPRYTRAEYIKHKEEARALIRKNITLLNRHYQVPVGRVSIRDQKTCWGSCSGSGNLNFNYRLLFMPPQIAMYVVAHELCHLKEFNHSARFWALVSETVPDYKRIRQELHARGDMMRV, from the coding sequence ATGAAGGAGCATGCCGGTTGGCTTGAGAAAGCTCTTGGTCGAATGAATAGCGCTTCGGTGATACCGCGTTATACGCGTGCAGAATATATAAAACATAAAGAGGAAGCACGCGCGCTCATACGAAAGAACATCACGCTTCTTAATAGGCATTACCAAGTGCCTGTTGGGAGGGTTAGTATTCGGGATCAGAAAACCTGCTGGGGAAGTTGTTCCGGATCAGGGAATTTAAATTTTAATTATCGCCTGCTGTTTATGCCGCCGCAGATAGCTATGTATGTGGTGGCGCATGAATTATGTCATTTGAAAGAATTTAATCACTCTGCACGTTTTTGGGCGTTGGTGTCGGAAACGGTGCCGGACTATAAGCGCATACGTCAGGAATTGCATGCGCGTGGCGATATGATGCGTGTATAG
- a CDS encoding glycosyl transferase family 1, which produces MLTNVSLQKKSFDDYRKFLHHSEEEELQALARHIGKKRIVHISATDTGGGVAELLHSLIPLERSLEIDSSWRVLRGSAAFFSVTKHLHNALQGGGHMFKESSFRTHEKDLYIQVSKDIGLVLQSVQADVLIIHDPQPLLAGCDITDIPRASRIHIDLSKPDKNVLEFLMPFLATYDKVLFSMEEYVPHGLDIEKVIIDPPAIDPLSEKNNFMSKKEAQDILRSYKIDTARPIIAQVSRFDIWKDPLGVVAAYRMAKREMTGLQLLLLGSMSAKDDPEAEEVFRNIKADAASDPDIHLISEHNNRLVNAVQTGVDIILQKSLREGFGLTATEAMWKGTPVIAGNVGGLRLQIKNGENGFLVDTPKQAAERIVDLMESASLCKRMGENGRSTVREKFLLPMHLRRHLDIYHDLLGSSLY; this is translated from the coding sequence ATGCTTACTAATGTTTCTTTGCAAAAAAAATCTTTTGATGATTATCGGAAATTTTTACATCATTCCGAAGAGGAGGAACTTCAGGCACTCGCGCGCCATATCGGGAAAAAACGCATTGTACATATAAGTGCAACCGATACGGGGGGAGGAGTTGCTGAATTATTGCATTCGCTCATTCCTCTTGAACGCAGTTTGGAAATCGATTCTTCGTGGCGCGTATTGCGGGGAAGTGCCGCATTTTTTTCCGTAACAAAACATTTACATAACGCTCTTCAGGGAGGAGGACATATGTTTAAGGAGAGTTCTTTTCGGACACACGAGAAAGATTTATATATACAGGTGAGTAAGGATATTGGCCTTGTATTGCAGAGTGTACAGGCGGATGTGCTTATTATTCATGATCCACAGCCTCTTCTCGCCGGATGTGATATTACGGATATTCCGCGGGCAAGCCGTATTCATATCGATCTCTCAAAGCCGGATAAGAATGTTCTCGAGTTTCTTATGCCATTTTTAGCAACATATGATAAAGTGCTGTTCAGTATGGAGGAATATGTTCCTCACGGTCTTGATATCGAAAAGGTGATTATAGATCCGCCGGCGATTGATCCTTTGTCGGAAAAAAATAATTTTATGTCAAAAAAAGAAGCGCAGGATATACTTCGAAGTTATAAGATAGATACGGCAAGGCCGATAATAGCGCAGGTTTCTCGCTTTGATATATGGAAAGATCCGTTGGGTGTGGTGGCGGCATATCGTATGGCAAAAAGGGAAATGACCGGTCTCCAACTTCTATTATTGGGCAGTATGAGCGCAAAGGATGACCCCGAAGCAGAGGAGGTATTTCGAAACATAAAAGCTGATGCGGCATCCGATCCCGACATACATCTTATATCGGAACACAATAACAGACTGGTGAATGCTGTACAAACGGGAGTTGATATTATTTTACAAAAATCACTTCGGGAAGGATTTGGTCTTACTGCTACCGAGGCTATGTGGAAGGGAACGCCGGTAATTGCCGGCAATGTGGGCGGACTTCGGCTTCAGATTAAAAATGGTGAGAATGGGTTTTTAGTTGATACGCCAAAGCAAGCGGCGGAGCGCATCGTGGATCTTATGGAAAGCGCATCGCTTTGTAAACGTATGGGAGAAAATGGGCGCAGTACGGTGCGTGAAAAGTTTTTGTTGCCCATGCACTTACGCAGACATCTGGATATATACCATGATCTTTTGGGGAGCAGTTTATATTGA
- a CDS encoding AAA family ATPase: MEPLASRIRPRTRDEFVGQEHLVGAGKPLRIALEEKHLFSFLLWGPPGVGKTTLARIYARSLDACMYELSAVSAGKDDIRKIIKEDTGERPKVLFLDEIHRFNKAQQDFLLPYVESGVITLIGATTENPSFEVIAPLLSRCRVFVLHEFSHEEMKRIIARTRLKIDDESQDWLIEASNGDARQAITMLEATHALYGDITLTALKETLQSQFLRYDKKGEDHYNTVSAFIKSMRASQPNAALYYLARMVNAGEDPKFIARRMVIFASEDIGLAQPTALVVANAVFRAVETVGYPECAINLAHGVSYLAGAKKDRSSYEAYMHATADVKKHGNLPIPMSIRNAPTDLMKEIGYGKDYEAYTKESLLPDAIKNKKYL; the protein is encoded by the coding sequence ATGGAACCACTTGCTTCCCGTATACGTCCGCGCACCCGTGATGAATTTGTAGGACAAGAACATTTGGTAGGTGCCGGAAAACCTCTTAGAATAGCTTTGGAAGAAAAGCATTTATTCTCGTTTTTGCTGTGGGGACCGCCGGGTGTAGGGAAAACAACGCTTGCACGCATATATGCTCGCAGTCTGGACGCTTGCATGTATGAGCTTTCGGCTGTATCTGCCGGTAAGGATGATATACGAAAAATTATAAAGGAAGATACGGGGGAACGTCCCAAAGTTCTTTTTTTGGACGAAATTCATCGATTTAATAAAGCACAGCAGGATTTTCTTCTTCCGTATGTCGAATCGGGCGTAATTACTCTTATTGGCGCTACAACGGAAAATCCCAGTTTTGAAGTTATAGCTCCTCTTCTCTCACGATGCCGTGTTTTTGTTTTACATGAATTTTCTCATGAAGAAATGAAGCGTATTATCGCACGCACTCGGCTTAAGATTGATGATGAATCGCAAGATTGGCTTATAGAAGCGTCTAACGGGGATGCGCGCCAGGCAATTACTATGCTAGAAGCCACTCATGCGTTGTATGGCGATATTACGCTCACCGCCCTTAAAGAAACGTTGCAATCACAATTTTTACGATACGATAAAAAGGGAGAGGATCACTATAATACCGTGAGTGCATTTATAAAAAGCATGCGTGCAAGCCAGCCGAATGCCGCTTTATATTATTTGGCACGCATGGTAAACGCCGGAGAGGATCCGAAATTTATTGCTCGTCGTATGGTTATATTCGCAAGTGAAGATATTGGTCTTGCACAGCCGACCGCCTTGGTAGTTGCGAATGCGGTGTTTCGTGCGGTAGAAACGGTTGGGTATCCGGAATGTGCCATTAATTTGGCTCATGGTGTTTCTTATTTGGCGGGCGCAAAAAAAGACAGAAGTTCGTATGAGGCATATATGCATGCCACGGCAGACGTGAAAAAGCATGGCAATTTGCCGATACCTATGAGTATTCGCAATGCGCCGACTGATCTTATGAAAGAGATCGGATACGGAAAAGATTATGAAGCATATACGAAAGAAAGTCTTCTTCCCGATGCCATAAAAAACAAAAAGTATCTGTGA
- a CDS encoding NrdH-redoxin has protein sequence MSEEQKNVTIYSTPTCAFCNMAKEFFKEHAITYTEYDVATDTEKRNEMIAKSGQMGVPVIFIGEEMIIGFDEAKVRSSLGL, from the coding sequence ATGAGCGAAGAGCAAAAAAACGTAACAATTTATTCAACCCCTACTTGTGCATTTTGTAATATGGCAAAGGAATTCTTTAAAGAACATGCCATAACATATACCGAATATGATGTTGCGACCGATACTGAAAAAAGAAATGAGATGATTGCAAAAAGCGGACAAATGGGTGTTCCGGTAATTTTTATAGGGGAAGAAATGATCATTGGATTTGACGAAGCAAAAGTACGCTCCTCACTGGGACTGTAA
- the msrB gene encoding peptide-methionine (R)-S-oxide reductase yields MNNKEENKKIIKSDEEWRKELTPEQYHITREGGTEAPFTGKYYASKENGMYVCSNCGIPLFSSETKFDSGSGWPSFYKPAKDDNVELREDTSMGMMRTEVVCKRCGAHLGHVFDDGPKETTGKRFCINSASLELEKDE; encoded by the coding sequence ATGAATAATAAAGAAGAAAACAAGAAGATTATCAAATCGGATGAAGAGTGGCGAAAAGAATTAACGCCCGAACAGTATCATATAACACGCGAGGGAGGAACGGAGGCGCCGTTTACGGGGAAGTATTATGCTTCCAAGGAAAACGGTATGTATGTATGTTCCAATTGTGGAATACCGCTCTTTTCTTCCGAAACAAAATTTGATTCCGGTTCCGGCTGGCCAAGTTTTTACAAGCCGGCAAAGGATGATAATGTGGAGCTTCGGGAGGATACGAGTATGGGTATGATGCGTACGGAAGTGGTATGCAAACGATGCGGTGCACATTTGGGGCATGTGTTTGATGATGGGCCGAAGGAAACGACCGGTAAGCGGTTTTGTATTAATTCCGCTTCCCTTGAACTTGAAAAGGATGAATAG
- a CDS encoding GTPase ObgE — translation MAFVDEIDIYARAGDGGNGVVRWRRMRNIEFGGPSGGDGGRGGAVYLRAVRDVHLLSKYRVKKEFIAKRGQDGGSDSLEGKNGEDLYIDLPIGSVVTNVETQKNISLLHEGEEVLLLEGGNGGRGNESFKSSRNQRPRQATRGRAGEEGFYHIELELIADIGLIGLPNAGKTSLLNEFTNAHAKVGAYPFTTLEPNLGECYGYIIADVPGLIEGAAEGRGLGHKFLRHVKRLSVLVHLISLENKDPVKTYATVRNELAEYDSDLLKKKEIIVLTKTDILSDRKEVEKIMTKMKKISPLVYTVSVYDDASLKALNDILLQEVKTAIDAS, via the coding sequence ATGGCATTTGTTGATGAAATAGACATATATGCGCGTGCGGGCGACGGTGGAAACGGCGTTGTTCGGTGGCGCCGGATGCGGAACATAGAATTTGGCGGGCCGTCCGGCGGGGATGGCGGACGCGGAGGGGCAGTGTACCTTCGCGCTGTTCGGGACGTGCATTTGCTTTCCAAGTATCGTGTGAAGAAAGAATTTATTGCAAAGCGCGGACAGGATGGAGGAAGTGATTCTCTGGAAGGAAAAAACGGAGAAGATTTATATATTGATCTTCCCATAGGATCCGTTGTCACTAATGTGGAAACACAAAAAAATATTTCCCTTTTACACGAAGGAGAGGAAGTGCTTTTACTGGAGGGAGGGAACGGCGGACGCGGAAATGAATCATTTAAAAGCTCGCGTAACCAACGGCCGCGCCAGGCAACGCGGGGACGTGCGGGAGAAGAAGGATTTTATCATATTGAACTTGAGCTTATTGCCGATATCGGCCTCATAGGGCTTCCCAATGCCGGGAAAACAAGTTTGCTGAATGAATTTACAAATGCGCATGCAAAGGTGGGCGCATATCCGTTTACCACATTGGAGCCTAATTTGGGAGAATGTTATGGATATATTATTGCCGATGTTCCCGGACTAATAGAAGGTGCGGCGGAGGGACGCGGACTGGGACATAAATTTTTACGGCATGTAAAGCGTCTTTCCGTTTTGGTACATTTAATTTCTCTTGAAAATAAGGATCCGGTAAAGACCTATGCAACCGTACGCAATGAACTTGCAGAATATGATAGCGATCTTTTAAAAAAGAAAGAAATTATTGTTCTTACAAAAACGGATATATTATCGGATAGAAAAGAAGTAGAAAAAATTATGACAAAAATGAAAAAAATCTCGCCGCTCGTGTACACCGTATCCGTTTATGATGATGCATCGCTTAAAGCGCTTAATGACATTCTCTTGCAGGAAGTAAAAACAGCTATTGACGCTAGTTAG
- a CDS encoding DUF378 domain-containing protein: MKALHVVTFILLVVGGLNWLLVGLFQWDIGQVLGGMDSMLSRIVYVLVGASAVVVLFTHKKDCRACSMGGSKPSMPPTNPQGSNMGGAGM; this comes from the coding sequence ATGAAAGCACTTCATGTAGTTACCTTTATCCTTCTTGTGGTGGGAGGTCTTAATTGGCTTCTTGTCGGCTTGTTTCAGTGGGATATTGGGCAAGTTCTTGGTGGTATGGATAGTATGTTGTCCCGCATTGTGTATGTTCTTGTGGGAGCTTCCGCCGTTGTTGTTTTATTTACACATAAAAAGGATTGTCGGGCATGTTCAATGGGAGGATCAAAGCCTTCTATGCCGCCAACAAATCCGCAGGGCTCGAATATGGGTGGTGCGGGAATGTAA
- a CDS encoding cytochrome C biogenesis protein: MGISFVISSFVAGLLTFLAPCTLPLVPAYLGFISGVDQKDLQNQNHDIARAARRKIFLNGIFFILGFSIVFIVFGTLAGLLGQTLVPYRIWLARIGGAFVILFGLFMLGIFKLALFQTEKHIPIPSWLELGKPSSSLIIGGAFAFGWTPCVGPILGSILFLASVSATAVTGALLLTVFSFGLAIPFIILAAGYAKASAYIANYTRYLGAVSIVGGIFLVLLGILLVTDQFGLTIQYGYQLLDFINYDRLLDYL, from the coding sequence ATGGGGATCAGTTTTGTTATTTCATCTTTCGTTGCGGGACTGCTTACTTTTCTCGCTCCCTGCACCCTTCCGCTCGTACCGGCATATCTGGGTTTTATCAGTGGTGTTGACCAAAAGGATTTACAAAATCAGAATCATGATATTGCCCGGGCGGCGCGTAGAAAAATATTCCTAAACGGTATTTTTTTTATTCTGGGATTTAGTATTGTTTTTATCGTATTTGGAACACTTGCCGGTCTTTTAGGGCAAACATTGGTGCCTTATCGTATTTGGCTCGCTCGCATAGGAGGCGCGTTTGTGATTTTATTTGGTCTCTTTATGCTCGGCATATTTAAACTCGCTCTGTTTCAAACTGAAAAACATATCCCCATTCCATCATGGCTTGAGCTTGGCAAGCCGTCTAGCTCGCTAATAATTGGAGGCGCTTTTGCGTTCGGTTGGACGCCATGCGTGGGACCCATCTTAGGATCCATCCTTTTCCTGGCATCCGTATCAGCCACCGCCGTTACCGGCGCTCTTCTTCTTACTGTTTTTTCTTTTGGTCTTGCGATTCCATTTATTATTCTTGCCGCCGGATACGCAAAAGCATCCGCGTATATTGCCAACTATACGAGATACCTGGGCGCCGTTTCCATAGTCGGCGGCATATTCTTAGTCCTGCTTGGCATTCTTCTTGTTACTGACCAATTTGGCCTTACTATACAATACGGATATCAGCTTCTTGATTTTATTAATTACGATCGCCTGCTCGATTATCTGTAA